One window from the genome of Synechococcus sp. PROS-7-1 encodes:
- a CDS encoding DUF4335 domain-containing protein has product MLKQSFRYDQTAARLEVEGLPDFSADHGSNAIGILSSWRLTMIGGPEMEGKREHLEALMAAVIPYARLQLSGVSRVQGQDGGPVRILPLEQGHQLELISSRSGVPPLTLQLDDADLADLVRCLDALRHDERVRIQWPRITHAPLPKRDLEERTPLLQRLAAPALGTGTFLILGLVGLLVPIPTPETPQTNPQLEKQEGRAEPPISNPSQAD; this is encoded by the coding sequence ATGCTGAAACAGTCCTTCCGATACGACCAAACCGCTGCACGCTTGGAGGTTGAAGGTCTTCCAGACTTTTCTGCCGACCATGGCAGCAATGCGATCGGCATTCTCTCCAGTTGGAGACTCACCATGATTGGCGGCCCTGAAATGGAAGGGAAACGGGAGCACCTGGAAGCCCTCATGGCTGCGGTCATTCCCTATGCCCGTCTTCAACTGTCGGGGGTATCCAGAGTTCAAGGCCAGGATGGGGGGCCCGTGCGAATCCTCCCTCTCGAGCAAGGACATCAACTGGAACTAATCAGCAGCCGCAGTGGAGTTCCTCCTCTGACCCTTCAACTTGATGATGCGGATCTTGCAGACCTGGTGCGCTGCCTCGATGCCCTGCGTCACGACGAAAGGGTTCGCATCCAGTGGCCTCGGATCACCCATGCTCCCCTGCCGAAACGGGATCTGGAAGAGCGAACACCTTTGCTTCAACGCTTGGCGGCACCAGCACTGGGCACCGGTACGTTTTTGATTCTTGGGCTGGTCGGTCTGCTTGTGCCGATCCCCACACCCGAAACCCCGCAGACCAATCCCCAGCTCGAAAAGCAGGAGGGGCGAGCAGAGCCACCGATTAGCAATCCTTCACAAGCTGATTGA
- a CDS encoding DUF2949 domain-containing protein: MVTSSDPQPQPNPALLSFLQQKMGLSDNAINLGLRQAALEQAPLPVVLWSFGLLNLSQYQDVLDWQNQQE; this comes from the coding sequence ATGGTGACAAGCAGCGATCCACAACCCCAGCCGAATCCCGCTCTGCTCAGTTTTCTTCAGCAGAAAATGGGACTCAGTGACAACGCGATCAATCTGGGTTTGCGACAAGCCGCTTTGGAACAGGCTCCGCTCCCTGTCGTGCTTTGGAGCTTCGGTCTTCTGAATCTCAGCCAATACCAAGACGTTCTCGACTGGCAGAACCAGCAGGAGTGA
- a CDS encoding DUF3038 domain-containing protein, with protein sequence MTDVSVPAVSDPSQPEAVLGRRALERLDLLLLTVESLDLNGGEAMLWATRQLGFETVFPNRVELWKRRCHNPLRRSTRRGSLAAVETEALIRILCAMADRLYPLLHQLLSSREPANLTEQRWALLDQRLGDLIEERMNLRRGAIQRLLDGQQAMPLQRQLVLTLALAAGPGGVDRLRASLLDPTP encoded by the coding sequence ATGACCGATGTTTCAGTTCCGGCGGTATCCGATCCGTCTCAACCCGAAGCCGTTCTCGGCCGACGGGCGCTCGAACGCCTGGATCTTCTGTTGCTGACTGTGGAGTCATTGGATCTCAATGGTGGGGAGGCCATGCTCTGGGCGACCCGACAACTGGGGTTTGAAACGGTCTTTCCCAATCGTGTCGAACTCTGGAAGCGCCGGTGCCACAACCCACTGAGGCGATCAACCCGCCGTGGATCGCTTGCAGCGGTTGAAACTGAAGCCCTGATCCGCATTCTCTGCGCCATGGCGGATCGTCTCTACCCACTGCTGCATCAATTGCTGTCAAGCAGGGAACCTGCAAACCTCACAGAACAACGTTGGGCTCTCCTGGATCAGCGCCTTGGAGACCTCATCGAAGAGCGCATGAACCTCCGCAGGGGAGCCATTCAGCGCCTTCTTGATGGTCAACAGGCCATGCCCCTTCAGCGCCAACTCGTGCTCACACTGGCCCTGGCTGCCGGTCCAGGTGGAGTCGATCGGCTCCGCGCCAGCCTTCTCGATCCGACCCCCTGA
- a CDS encoding high light inducible protein — MSEVPASAPVIRGATVTTEDGGRLNAFATEPRMEVVDTESGWGFHERAEKLNGRMAMLGFIALLATELAMGGEAFTRGLLGIG, encoded by the coding sequence ATGTCCGAAGTACCTGCAAGTGCACCAGTCATCCGTGGAGCGACGGTGACAACAGAAGATGGCGGCCGTTTGAACGCCTTCGCGACCGAACCCAGAATGGAAGTGGTAGACACCGAAAGTGGTTGGGGTTTCCATGAGCGTGCTGAAAAGCTGAACGGACGCATGGCCATGCTTGGCTTCATTGCTCTGCTTGCGACTGAACTCGCCATGGGTGGAGAGGCCTTCACCCGCGGTCTCCTGGGCATCGGCTGA
- the dapB gene encoding 4-hydroxy-tetrahydrodipicolinate reductase has product MNSAAGGSIPVVVTGALGRMGAEVIRAIQAAEDCYLVGAVDTTPGKEGHDVGDCLGLGPLEVAVTADLEGCLCACSQAVRDNGRGHGAVMVDFTHPSVVYSNTRAAIAYGVHPVIGTTGLSPQQLNDLNEFARKASIGGAVIPNFSVGMVLLQQAAAAAARFYDHAELTELHHNRKADAPSGTCIKTAELMEELGKSFNPEEVEEHESLEGSRGGRRPSGLRLHSLRLPGLVAHQEVMFGAPGETYTLRHDTIDRSAYMPGVLLCVRRVRQLEGLVYGLERLI; this is encoded by the coding sequence ATGAATTCAGCAGCGGGTGGTTCGATCCCTGTGGTGGTCACAGGAGCACTCGGAAGGATGGGTGCTGAGGTGATCAGGGCCATTCAGGCAGCGGAGGACTGCTATCTCGTGGGTGCCGTTGACACCACACCTGGCAAGGAGGGACACGACGTCGGCGATTGTCTCGGCCTAGGCCCCCTTGAGGTCGCCGTGACCGCCGACCTAGAGGGATGCCTCTGTGCTTGCAGCCAAGCCGTACGCGACAACGGTCGAGGTCACGGCGCTGTGATGGTGGATTTCACCCATCCATCAGTCGTCTACAGCAATACCCGCGCCGCGATCGCTTACGGCGTGCATCCCGTGATCGGCACAACAGGGCTTTCACCGCAGCAGCTGAACGATCTCAATGAATTTGCGCGCAAGGCATCCATCGGTGGCGCTGTAATCCCCAATTTCTCTGTGGGAATGGTTCTGCTTCAACAGGCAGCAGCAGCAGCGGCGCGCTTTTACGACCATGCTGAACTCACGGAGCTCCATCACAATCGCAAGGCTGATGCACCCAGCGGGACATGCATCAAAACCGCTGAACTCATGGAGGAGCTCGGCAAATCCTTCAACCCTGAAGAAGTCGAAGAACATGAATCCCTCGAGGGGAGCCGGGGTGGCCGCCGTCCCAGTGGACTTCGCCTTCATTCACTGCGACTACCGGGCTTGGTCGCACACCAAGAAGTGATGTTCGGAGCGCCCGGCGAAACATATACCCTTCGCCACGACACGATCGATCGCTCTGCCTACATGCCAGGGGTACTGCTGTGCGTGCGCCGGGTCCGTCAACTCGAGGGGCTGGTCTACGGCCTCGAACGCCTGATCTGA
- a CDS encoding FAD-dependent monooxygenase, with translation MTKLLDELENNALVNMRFSVDEHSSRQHQQQSDWIVAADGSRSTLRRSRAMPFWSHAYKQGCLTAKVTLEGAEQRCAYELFRAEGPMAVLPLGGALYQVVWSAPLQHCRERANLQDHQLLQQLTDVLPIGIRPTALLDQPGAFPLELSFAPQLSAANLLLVGESGHRCHPVGGQGLNLCWRDVSDLLDLTQSRGINGSLPSNLGRLYTWRRLSDLISVLLSTDLLIRLFSNRQPLILPIRFLIIKLLAQARWVRRVSLSAMTDGPGTLLSRLPQCGQRIAHDGDKQRSTTPAESRSAQFSSAENGTQ, from the coding sequence ATGACGAAGCTCCTGGACGAGCTTGAGAACAACGCATTGGTCAACATGCGCTTCAGTGTTGACGAACATTCTTCCCGGCAGCACCAACAGCAATCTGATTGGATTGTTGCTGCTGATGGTTCTCGCTCGACACTTCGTCGCTCTCGAGCGATGCCGTTCTGGAGTCACGCGTACAAACAAGGTTGCTTAACAGCCAAAGTGACTCTCGAGGGCGCCGAGCAACGTTGTGCCTATGAATTGTTCCGAGCCGAGGGACCGATGGCTGTGCTGCCACTTGGAGGTGCGCTGTACCAAGTGGTTTGGAGTGCTCCTCTTCAGCACTGTCGTGAACGCGCAAACCTGCAGGACCATCAACTACTTCAGCAACTAACAGACGTTCTTCCAATAGGAATTCGTCCCACAGCTCTTTTGGATCAACCTGGGGCGTTCCCTTTGGAACTCAGCTTTGCCCCACAACTCAGTGCCGCCAACCTGTTGTTGGTCGGAGAATCGGGTCATCGCTGTCATCCCGTTGGTGGTCAAGGATTGAATCTCTGCTGGCGGGATGTAAGTGACCTGCTTGACCTCACGCAATCGAGAGGCATCAACGGTTCCCTGCCATCAAACCTGGGACGCCTTTACACCTGGCGACGGCTTTCCGATCTGATCAGTGTTCTGCTCTCCACTGACCTTCTGATCCGATTGTTCTCCAATCGGCAACCACTCATTCTTCCGATACGGTTTCTAATCATCAAGCTTCTGGCGCAGGCCCGATGGGTTCGTCGCGTCAGTCTTTCGGCCATGACCGACGGTCCTGGCACCTTGCTCTCGCGCTTGCCACAGTGTGGTCAAAGGATTGCCCACGATGGTGACAAGCAGCGATCCACAACCCCAGCCGAATCCCGCTCTGCTCAGTTTTCTTCAGCAGAAAATGGGACTCAGTGA
- a CDS encoding adenine phosphoribosyltransferase, whose protein sequence is MAAMMPGFRPFRHHLVDLRQYVRDIPDFPKPGILFRDITPLLREPSGWDEVIRRLVAVCDRWQPDLIVGIESRGFIVGTALATQLKKGFVPVRKPGKLPGEVIGIDYTLEYGSDRLEIHADALSDHPRVMLVDDLLATGGTASASAELVTKAGGVLVGCGFVIELADLAGRRKLPAGVPVESLIIYD, encoded by the coding sequence ATGGCTGCGATGATGCCAGGGTTCAGGCCTTTCCGTCACCACCTCGTGGATCTTCGTCAGTACGTTCGAGATATTCCCGACTTTCCCAAGCCCGGAATCCTGTTCCGTGACATCACCCCCTTACTCAGGGAACCCAGCGGTTGGGATGAGGTGATTCGGCGCCTGGTCGCTGTGTGTGATCGATGGCAACCGGATCTGATCGTGGGCATCGAATCCAGGGGGTTCATTGTTGGAACGGCGCTGGCAACCCAGCTGAAGAAGGGCTTTGTCCCCGTTCGCAAGCCAGGCAAATTGCCTGGTGAGGTGATCGGAATCGATTACACCCTGGAGTACGGCAGTGATCGTCTCGAGATTCACGCTGATGCTTTGTCTGATCATCCGAGAGTGATGCTTGTGGATGACCTGCTGGCCACTGGTGGTACTGCCTCGGCATCGGCTGAATTGGTCACCAAGGCTGGAGGAGTGCTTGTGGGATGCGGATTCGTGATCGAACTTGCGGATCTGGCTGGGCGCAGAAAACTTCCAGCTGGTGTACCAGTCGAATCACTGATTATTTACGACTGA